Below is a window of Desmonostoc muscorum LEGE 12446 DNA.
GCTTATACTTCTGTAACCACTGTTCTGCGACGCCTCACGGACAAAGGTTGGCTGGCCTGCGATAAAAAAGGGCGGGCATTTTATTGGCGGCCGTTGCTGAGTAAGCAACAGTCACAGGTAATCAAAGCCCACGAGCAGTTACAGCGATTTCTCGCAGTGGGTAACCCTGATGTGATCGCAGCCTTCGCCGATAGTCTCGATGAAGCAGCCAGTGAACAAATAGCAGCCATCGCCAAACGCATACAATCTGCACGCCAAGCCAGGGAGGAAAAATGATGCATCTAGTGATGATTTTGATTGCTTTGGCAGTTGCCTGGTGGTTAAGATCCTCTTGGAGGGAATCCGAAGGCACTTGGAATTTGCGGTGGCGGCGATCGCTATTTTTGTTTCTCTTCCCGCCCTTGTTAATTTTTATGACGGCGATCGCTGTGCTGTTCATGGGACCCAAAGGAAATATGGGCGGGATGTACACAGGCTCAATCAGCTGCATACTGGCATTAATTTATTTAGGAATTTTTGCCATTTTATGCATTCAACTTGCCTTTCAAGGTTGGCAGTCTGTGGAATCTGCTCGGAACTGTCCCTTAGTGAATTTGGGGGACAGACGAGCCAGACTACTGCAAACAGAGGCGATGTTTGCAGGTCAAATTGGTTTTTGGCAACCTGAATTGGTGGTAAGCGTTGGATTACTACAAACTCTTTCACCAAATCATTTAGAAAGCGTCTTAGCACACGAACAAGGGCATTATCAGTACAGGGATACATTCTGGTTTTTCTGGCTTGGTTGGGTGCGTTCCTGCACCGCATGGTTACCGAATACAGAGCCTTTGTGGCAAGAACTGTTAGTTTTACGCGAACTCCGCGCCGACAGTTATGCAGCATTACAGGTAGACCCTCTGGTGTTAGCAGAATCACTGCTGTTGGTGGTCAGTACCAGCCCTTTATCATCAGAAATTTGCTGTGCTGCATTGGGTTCTCCTAGTGCAGATCGCTTAGAACAAAGAGTAGAAGCTTTATTAGCACCACCAGAACCAACCACAGAATCTCAATTGCAATCTTGGCATACCTTTTTATTAGCGTTTCTACCTTTAGTAAGTGTGATATTTCACACTTAAGTTAAATTTAACGGGTCGCGGAAGTCCCTTCGCTCGTATCTGTAGTGACTTCCGTCATGTCTGTAGCGACTTTCCTCGTGTCTGTAGCGGTGTCGCTGACGACGATAGCAATGAGAAAATTTACTTCACGACTGGATAGGCGATCGCAGCCTCGTTACATTACTGGTTAATCATCTATTAACCTTTTACTGGATGCAGAAAATTGGCTTCTATGTCATCCTAGAAAAGGAGAGTTAATTCGGTGAGTATTCTTGTTTTTAGTATTGATAGGTTTTTCCCTTTTGGTATTTACAGACTTTTCTCCGAAATTTAAATCTCTACACACTAATAATTTTGGAGAAAATCAATGTCAATTTATGTAGGCAACCTCTCTTACCAAGTTGCAGAAGATGATATTAAGGGTGTTTTTGCAGAATATGGTACGGTAAAGCGGGTTCAATTACCTACAGACCGGGAAACAGGTCGTCTACGCGGCTTCGCTTTCGTGGAAATGGGAACAGATGCTGAAGAAACTGCTGCCATTGAAGCCCTTGATGGTGCTGAATGGATGGGTCGTGACCTGAAAGTTAACAAAGCCAAGCCCAAAGAAGACAGAGGTCCGTCTGGCGGCAATCGAGGAGGATACGGCGGTGGTGGCGGTGGACGTAACCGCTACTAAGTCTTGAAACCGGAAATTTCAAGAGCGAATTTTTAGGCCATTGATGAATTCAATTTAGTAGGAGAGATAATGACCCAAATAATTGTGGGTGAAAATGAACACCTTGAGTCAGCCTTACGTCGATTTAAGCGAGAAGTTTCCAAGGCGGGAATTTTTCCAGATATGAGGAAGCACCGTCACTTTGAAACGCCTATTGAAAAATCCAAGCGCAAAAAACTTGCCTTACAAAAGCAGGGTAAAAGACGCTTCCGCACTTGAGAAGTGACTAGTATATAAATGAAAACCCTCATAAACACTATGAGGGTTTTGTTTTTTATGATACTCTGCAAAAGTCATACCAATTTGAAATAAGAATGCGACAGATATATGGGTAGGGGCGTACAGCTGTACGCCCCTACAGTCGATTCATTTGTTGCAAAGATTTTTTGGGCGTTGCATAATTGCGGGATGATTTGACAATTTGGATCAATACATAATCACCGCGTCTCCGTGTAAGAGCGTCCCCGTGTCATACAATTTCACTAAAACCCTGATACATATAGATTTCGCGTAGGGGCACGGCATTGCCGTGCCCCTACCAACGTATTTGTATCATAATTAAAGTGAAACGGTATCAGCCCCAATCATCCCACTATTCAGCAACGCCATTTTTTGAATTGGTATCAGTTTTTTGGTGGTTGCAGTTATAGCGATCGCAATCCTCATTAATGACTTAATACAGTTATTCTAGGCAAGAACCAAAGGTGATTATTCTTCAATTTATATGGGCTACGGTGACACCACTCCCGCCATCTGCTTGTTCTGCGGCTTCGTAGTTATTAACTCTAGGATGCTGGTGCAAAAAGGCGTGGACACCTTGTCGCAATTTACCAGTGCCGTGTCCGTGAATAATCCATACTGGGCCCGTAGCTTCCGAGATAGCTTTATCGAGAATGAATTCCGCATCAGCTACCCGCTTACCACGCAAATCAACGGTATTTCGGGAGGTGCGAATTGCTGGGACATTTTGCGGTGGTGGTGTGACTGCGGCTGGGGCTGGTTTCGGTTTGACAACTGGTTCAGCTTTTTGACCATCTAAAGATTCTACGTCTTCCAACTTCACAGTCATTTTCATTAGCCCAAACCGGACGCTTAACTCTCCATCCGCGTCAGGGGCGGTTAAGACTTCCGCTGTTTGTCCGAGTTTGGGAACACGAATGCGATCGCCTACTTTGGGCATAAACCCAGGTTTGGGTTTTGCTGGGGTTGCTGGCTGGTATTGCTGGGCAATTTGATTTAAAGCGTTAGTCGCTTGCTGTGCCTCTTGGGCGGTGGGCGTACCTTGTTGCAAGCGGCGGATCACTTGGGCAATTTCCGTTTTTGCCTGGGCGATCGCTTGTTGCACTGCTACTTCCTGTGAAGCCCGCAAAGCGCTTTCCCTCTCTTCCAAGGCTGTAGCTTTGGCGGATACTTGTTTGTATAAACGTTCGGCTTGCTGCAACAAACTTTGGGCTTCCGCAGCTTTGGTTTCCTGGCGGCGGCGTTGGGCTTCTAACCCAGCAATTACCTGATTAACTTCATCTGTTGCTTCTCCCACTTGAGTTTTCGCCTGTTCTACCACTTCTGGTTTCAATCCCAAGCGCAGGGCAATTGTTAAGGCATTAGAACGCCCAGGTATCCCCCACAGTAGACGGTAAGTAGGCGAGAGAGTACTTTCATCAAATTCTACAGAGGCATTTTCAAACCGCTCATCGTCATATTTTAGGGCTTTGAGTTCGCCAAAGTGAGTGGTGGCAATGGTTAGCTGGGCGTGATTAGCGAGATATTGGAGTAAGGCGATCGCTAAGGCACTACCCTCAACTGGATCAGTACCTGCGCCGACTTCATCGAGTAAAACTAGGGATTGGGGATTGGGTATCGGGGATTGGGGATTAGGAAGTTCTTCATCCCCAGTCCCCAGTCCCCAGTCCCCATTCCCCAGTGCTTCCAAAATCCGACTAATCCGCCGAATGTGCCCAGAGAATGTGGATAAACTTTGCTGTAAGGATTGTTCATCGCCAATATCTGCCAGCACTTTGTCAAACCAAGGAATTTCTACTGGTTCGCGGGCGGGGACAAATAAACCCACTTTGGCCATCAATGCTGCTAACCCTAGAGTTTTTAAGGTTACAGTTTTCCCGCCTGTATTTGGCCCAGTAATTGTTACTACCCGAATGTGGGGACTGATGAGTAAATCCACGGGAACCACTGGCTGCCCTTGTTCGTGCTGTTGCTGCCACACTAACAGAGGATGCCGCAAGTTCCGCAAGGTAATCATTTCATTTTCTTGCGGTTCGATGAATCGCGGCGGATTGGCTCCTAGCCAGTAACTATATCGGGATCTAGCGGTTGCTAAATCCAATGTGGTGACAATTGCTAACAACCTTTCCAAATCTGGTTTGACTGCGGCTACTTGTTCTGTCAAAACGCGGCGAATTGCTTCTTCTTCGGCTTGCTCTCTTCTGATGATTTGCCGCAATTGGTTGCCCAGAGGCACGACGGAATTCGGTTCGATGTAGAGCGTCGCACCACTGGTAGAGGTATCGTGAACAATGCCGGGAATGGCGTCTTTTTGGGGTGCTTTGACAGGGATGACAAAGCGATCGCCCCGTTGGGTAATAATCTGTTCTTGAACTGCCCCAGATTTTGCCTGTATGATATTTTGCAGCTTTTGGGTAATTTGCGTGCGTAATCGCCGCAAGTCGGTGCGAATTTCGCCGAGTTTTTGACTGGCGCGATCGGTTACCTGTGAGCGTTCATCAATACAGCGGTGAATTTCCTGTTCTAGTTCTGGGTAAGTCCGTAAATCGGCAACCAAATCAGTAAGTATTGGTAAATCTTCCTGATTATCGATGACACGGCGCAAATTTCTTGCACCAGCCAGAGTGGTGGCGATCGCTAAGAGTTCATCTCCTGTCAAAATTCCGCTGCGTTCTGCCCGTTCTAGGGAATCCCCAATATCTTGAATTCCTTCAAATGAGAGTCCTGTAGTCAGGCGACTTTCCAGTTGATAGACTTCTTTGGTTTGCTTTAACAACTGTTCGCTTTCTGCCTGAAAATCGGGGATTTTCAGATGACGCGCGGCTATAACCCCCAATTTAGTTGCCGCAAAGGTGGAAAGGTGCTGGCACAGACGATGCCATTCTAATAGTTCTAAGGTTTCAGATTGGATCAAGGCTTCAACGTCTAATCTGAAACTATCGTAACAATTCTAGCTCCTTCATGGGTAAACCTTAAAGGATCAGGATTTACGCACAGGTAACGGAAAATCGAACCACAGAGAACGCAGAGGACACAGAGGAATAGGAGTTTGAGAGGTTTATTGCGTAAGTCCTAAGGATAAAATACAGATATTCACTGATGGTCAAGACGGTTTCAAGAGGGTGTAGCTCAGGATATAACTACTCATATCTACGTAGTAACATAAAACCGCATGTGGGGTAAGTGCTGCTGTGGCAGTGATGTGCTTCATCCATTTACGAAAAACCCGCCTCAATCATTTTGGCGATCGCATCTGGGTCAAAATTATTCAATGCTGAAACAAGTTCCTGAAACTGCTGATATTTTTGTTCACAGTAATTTCCTGTTCCCCATCCCATCAGTTCACAAAAATTGATGTAGTCTGTCCGCCAATGAAATGTTCCGAGATAGAGAACAAATTCTTCAGCTAATTTCTGGGATTCTGGACTAGGGTCGGGTTTGTCTGTAGCGTAATTCTCTGGTAGTTCTGATGTCATGCTGTTTCACTCTACAACTTTGACTGAATTGGTAAGGCGATCGCATTCTCTGAAAATCTCTTCATAAGTCATACTAACTGCTTCAGTCATAATTGAGGGGCAATCTCCCCATGCTTGCTTTCACTAATAAAAAGCATTCACAAGGCGATCGCCCCTAAATATTTTGAGCGTTTTTAGCACTCGCTCTTTCCCCAGAAACACTTATGAATTATCTTTCATCAGTCTATCTGGAATAATGACTCCACACTCCACACTCCGCATTTATTACTCAGCGCTGATCATACCAATTTGAAAAATGATTGCCACAGTATGGATAGCCAAAAAGCTGAACTACTAACTATTTCACAATCTAAAATCTAAAATCCAAAATCCAAAATGGTATTACTCAGCAGTAGCAAGTTCAGTACTACCACGTGTACGCCGCCGTGTGAGGCTGTTGTACAGCATGATACCGATCGCTTTGATCAAATTGCCTTCCAATTCTTGGAACATCTTCATGTTCACACCAAAGGCGGCGTTAGCTTCATCAACAATGCGATCGCCTGTAGCATCATCCAAGGGTAATTCATCCAAATTCTGGCGATATTTGGCTTTGAATGCCTTTTCGTCAGTAATATCTGCAAATTCATAAAAGGCGGTACCTTGCCCATCAGACAAATTCATTGCCGTGACAGCAATATTTTTGAGAATTTGTCCCCCAGATAAATCACCCAGGTAACGAGTATATGAATGGGCGATTAACAGTTCTGGTTCTGTTGCAGATATTTCCCGAATCCGCTTGACATAAGCTTCACCCGCAGAAGATAGTCGAATTTGCTCTTTCCAATTCGCACCAAAGTAATAATTTAGGTCTTGTTCTAGGGTATGCTTGCGGTTTAACTGGGGAAAATAAATTTTAGAAACAATTGGATGCTGGCGGTGCTTTTCTATCTCCTCTTCCATCGCTGAGTAGATGAAGTAGAAGTTAGCAACTAGTTTCCGGTAAGAGTTTTTCTCGACTACTCCTTTTAAAAAGCACTTGACAAAACCGACATTTTCTGCCATTGTGTGGGCTTTTTTAGTGCCTACACGTAATTTGGTTGCTAAATTGCTGCTCATGCTAAATTTCTCAACTTTAAAAAGTCAACTGCCGGAGTTTTAACCGACCAACGGCTAAAAAGGCCATTAAAACGTTACCTTAAAACTATTTGATGAGAATTTATATTAAAATTTTTTAAGCTTTGATTTTTTGTAGCTTTTTACACAACAAACTCACGAAATGAATAGAACTTTATATTGCTGGAATTTTGCTTTTTTGTTTTTATCAGTTAGATTTTACTTGCATTCTCAAGTTTGTTGGCAAAGCGATCTAATTACTAAAAGTAATATATATTACTTTTAATTTTAAAAAGACTTTAAGTATTAACGAATACACATAAGAGTCAAGATTAAGATAGAGCGCATAAAAATAAGAATTAGCTAAAATGGGTAAACTTTACTGATAACGTAAAAACCAACACTGACTTCATGAAATATTTACAATTACAGAAGTAATCCTTAAGTATTTTTACGTACAATTAAGTTTATCTAGAGCGAATTTTTAAAGAGAATAAAGAATGTCGAAATTGCTGAATCAAGTCTCAAGTGCTATTTTTCAGTTTGTTGTGTGGAGTGTTTAAGCATATGGTTTCATCTGTAACTCGGACATCTGGCATTGTTGGGAATTCTGCTTCCGAAGCTAATGGATTAGGCAAAGGGATTGAGAGCAGTTTTGGGCTGAATTTACTACCACTACCAGCAAATGCGTTATTTGGCACAGATGGTATTCGCGGACGAGTGGGAGAATTACTGAGTGCGCCCCTAGCATTGCAAATTGGATTTTGGGCGGGTATTGTTTTACGTAACCATGCTACTGGTGTGGGGCCAGTGATTTTGGGACAAGATTCTCGAAACTCTAGCGATATGCTGGCAATGGCTTTGAGTGCCGGGTTAACAGCAGCAGGGTTAGAGGTTTGGTATTTGGGATTATGTCCTACTCCTTGCGTTGCCTATCTCACCAGCATCAGTGATGCCATCGGTGGAGTGATGATTTCTGCCAGTCATAACCCCCCAGAGGACAACGGCATTAAGGTTTTTGGTGCCGATGGTGGGAAGTTACCCCAATTATTGCAAGCAGAAATTGAAGCCGGACTGCGTGGCAAGATTTCAACTGCTGGTACTGAGAGTAATTGCGGCAGACATTACTCACGTTTCGAGTTAATCAGCCATTATGGCGAGGCGTTGAGAAAACCCTTGGATGGTGGCTTCAATCTTGAAGGAATGAAGATTGTTTTAGATTTAGCGTGGGGAGCAGCAGTAGGATTAGCACCAACAGTATTTACACAGATGGGTGCAGAAGTAATTTGCTTGCATAACGAAGCAGATGGCGATCGCATTAACGTCAACTGTGGTTCCACCCACCTAGATATTCTGGCAGCAACCGTACAAGAACACAACGCCGACTTAGGCTTTGCCTTTGATGGCGACGCCGATCGCGTCTTAGCAGTAGATAATACTGGCAGGCAAGTTAACGGCGATTACATTCTCTACCTCTGGGGACGCCACCTACAACAAAAACAACTACTCCCAGATAACTTGATTGTATCCACAGTCATGGCTAACTTAGGCTTCGAGAAAGCTTGGAATGAAATAGGTGGGAACTTGATTCGCACCGCAGTCGGGGACCAATACGTGCAAGCCGAAATGCTGCGGACAGGGGGAATGCTGGGCGGCGAACAATCAGGTCATATACTTTGCCGTCATTATGCCGTAACAGGGGATGGCTTATTAACAGCCTTGCATTTAGCAGCTTTAGTCAAACAAAGTGGTGTTTCCCTAGCAGAATTAATAAATCAAAGCTTCCAGACCTATCCTCAATTATTGCGGAACGTGCGAGTTATAGACCGCGATCGCCGTTTAGGATGGAAAGATTGCCAACCTGTGCAAAAAGCGATCGATCTTGCCGAAGCTGCAATGGGTGATTCTGGTAGAATCTTAGTCCGCGCCTCTGGTACCGAACCAGTAATCAGAGTTATGGTGGAAGCCGCCAGTGCCGAACTTGCCAACCACTGGACAAATGAATTAGTCTCAAAAGTCCAGCAACATCTGATGGACTAAGGGACTTCCAATAAAAAAACATTCCATCTCCGGGGCGCACAGCTGTGCGCCCCTACAAATATATAAATAACCAAGGCTGGTGAATTTGTAGGAACTGTGAAATTGTGAGATAGTTTCTGCTTAATTAATTGCCACAAAAACTCACTGCATCACAATCAATACGGTTCGGTTAAGGTTTTTTTGATGAAAATTCTAAATCGCAAAGACAAGGGTAAATCGCCCTCAAGACGAAAGATTGATGATTGTAGAGACGCCGATTTATCGCGTCTCTGAATGTGTTATTATTTCCTTCGAGATTCTTAGCTATTTATTGTGATATAAAATAGTGCTTGTTTTTGTTATTCCACTCAAAAGCGCACAAGTTTCCAATTCCTGGGAGCGTGTTACACAATTGTTTGAAAGATGCATTAAATCAGTTTGTAATCAGACCTCACCCAATTTTCACGTTATTGTTGTTTGTCACGAAAAGCCCAAAATAGAATTCACTCATTCCCAAATTACATACATTACAGTTAATTTTGATCCTCCAAACGAAATTAACCCTATAGCTAAAGGAGACACAGATAAAGGGCGGAAAATCCTAAAAGGATTGATTTATGCTCGTCAATTTTCTCCCACTCACACTATGACAGTTGATGCTGACGATTGTGTAAGTCAAAATTTAGCAAAATTTATTCAACAATACCCAGATTCTAATGGATGGTTTATCAATAAAGGTTATAAATATCAGGAAGGAAGTAACTACATATATCTGAAAAGAAACAATTTTTATAAAATGTGCGGCAGTTGTAACATTATCCGATATGATTTGAATGATTTGCCCCAGAACGGAGAATATAATCGTGGCTATGGATACTATAGATATTATATAGACCATGCCAAAGTTAGAGATATTTTAAAAAACAAAGGAAAAGCTATTAAATCATTACCGTTTCTAGGTGCGGTTTATATTTTGGAAACAGGAGAAAATCTTTTTGATAATTCAAAAAGACTGAAATTTAGCATTTTTAATCGGAAATTATTAAATCAATCAATTAGAGATGAATTTGGATTGTACGACTTACAGCAATCCAAAGAAATTTGTCAACTATAATAGATTCCTTGAGGCTGATAGGCTACAGCATTACTATGCGAAAAAGCAATTCAAAATCGCGATCGTCTAAAAACTCGAAAAAGCAGGCTAAAAACGAAACTCCTACCCTTAGCCTCAAAGAACAGTTAGCCCAGAAGCGCAAAGCAGCCCAAGCACGTAAAGAACTCACCAGCTTACTCACCACCGCCACCTTTGGCGGTGTCTTCTTAGGCATTGTGCTTTTTTTCGTAGCTGGAATTAAAGCAGCAGTTCCTGGTGTCTTGG
It encodes the following:
- the rpsU gene encoding 30S ribosomal protein S21, encoding MTQIIVGENEHLESALRRFKREVSKAGIFPDMRKHRHFETPIEKSKRKKLALQKQGKRRFRT
- a CDS encoding BlaI/MecI/CopY family transcriptional regulator, whose protein sequence is MAPLPDYRPKQLSLGPLEAEILNIIWELGSATVKDVHDRILSDPNRELAYTSVTTVLRRLTDKGWLACDKKGRAFYWRPLLSKQQSQVIKAHEQLQRFLAVGNPDVIAAFADSLDEAASEQIAAIAKRIQSARQAREEK
- a CDS encoding biliverdin-producing heme oxygenase; the encoded protein is MSSNLATKLRVGTKKAHTMAENVGFVKCFLKGVVEKNSYRKLVANFYFIYSAMEEEIEKHRQHPIVSKIYFPQLNRKHTLEQDLNYYFGANWKEQIRLSSAGEAYVKRIREISATEPELLIAHSYTRYLGDLSGGQILKNIAVTAMNLSDGQGTAFYEFADITDEKAFKAKYRQNLDELPLDDATGDRIVDEANAAFGVNMKMFQELEGNLIKAIGIMLYNSLTRRRTRGSTELATAE
- the glmM gene encoding phosphoglucosamine mutase, which produces MVSSVTRTSGIVGNSASEANGLGKGIESSFGLNLLPLPANALFGTDGIRGRVGELLSAPLALQIGFWAGIVLRNHATGVGPVILGQDSRNSSDMLAMALSAGLTAAGLEVWYLGLCPTPCVAYLTSISDAIGGVMISASHNPPEDNGIKVFGADGGKLPQLLQAEIEAGLRGKISTAGTESNCGRHYSRFELISHYGEALRKPLDGGFNLEGMKIVLDLAWGAAVGLAPTVFTQMGAEVICLHNEADGDRINVNCGSTHLDILAATVQEHNADLGFAFDGDADRVLAVDNTGRQVNGDYILYLWGRHLQQKQLLPDNLIVSTVMANLGFEKAWNEIGGNLIRTAVGDQYVQAEMLRTGGMLGGEQSGHILCRHYAVTGDGLLTALHLAALVKQSGVSLAELINQSFQTYPQLLRNVRVIDRDRRLGWKDCQPVQKAIDLAEAAMGDSGRILVRASGTEPVIRVMVEAASAELANHWTNELVSKVQQHLMD
- a CDS encoding endonuclease MutS2, which codes for MIQSETLELLEWHRLCQHLSTFAATKLGVIAARHLKIPDFQAESEQLLKQTKEVYQLESRLTTGLSFEGIQDIGDSLERAERSGILTGDELLAIATTLAGARNLRRVIDNQEDLPILTDLVADLRTYPELEQEIHRCIDERSQVTDRASQKLGEIRTDLRRLRTQITQKLQNIIQAKSGAVQEQIITQRGDRFVIPVKAPQKDAIPGIVHDTSTSGATLYIEPNSVVPLGNQLRQIIRREQAEEEAIRRVLTEQVAAVKPDLERLLAIVTTLDLATARSRYSYWLGANPPRFIEPQENEMITLRNLRHPLLVWQQQHEQGQPVVPVDLLISPHIRVVTITGPNTGGKTVTLKTLGLAALMAKVGLFVPAREPVEIPWFDKVLADIGDEQSLQQSLSTFSGHIRRISRILEALGNGDWGLGTGDEELPNPQSPIPNPQSLVLLDEVGAGTDPVEGSALAIALLQYLANHAQLTIATTHFGELKALKYDDERFENASVEFDESTLSPTYRLLWGIPGRSNALTIALRLGLKPEVVEQAKTQVGEATDEVNQVIAGLEAQRRRQETKAAEAQSLLQQAERLYKQVSAKATALEERESALRASQEVAVQQAIAQAKTEIAQVIRRLQQGTPTAQEAQQATNALNQIAQQYQPATPAKPKPGFMPKVGDRIRVPKLGQTAEVLTAPDADGELSVRFGLMKMTVKLEDVESLDGQKAEPVVKPKPAPAAVTPPPQNVPAIRTSRNTVDLRGKRVADAEFILDKAISEATGPVWIIHGHGTGKLRQGVHAFLHQHPRVNNYEAAEQADGGSGVTVAHIN
- a CDS encoding M56 family metallopeptidase, which codes for MHLVMILIALAVAWWLRSSWRESEGTWNLRWRRSLFLFLFPPLLIFMTAIAVLFMGPKGNMGGMYTGSISCILALIYLGIFAILCIQLAFQGWQSVESARNCPLVNLGDRRARLLQTEAMFAGQIGFWQPELVVSVGLLQTLSPNHLESVLAHEQGHYQYRDTFWFFWLGWVRSCTAWLPNTEPLWQELLVLRELRADSYAALQVDPLVLAESLLLVVSTSPLSSEICCAALGSPSADRLEQRVEALLAPPEPTTESQLQSWHTFLLAFLPLVSVIFHT
- a CDS encoding RNA recognition motif domain-containing protein, coding for MSIYVGNLSYQVAEDDIKGVFAEYGTVKRVQLPTDRETGRLRGFAFVEMGTDAEETAAIEALDGAEWMGRDLKVNKAKPKEDRGPSGGNRGGYGGGGGGRNRY
- a CDS encoding glycosyltransferase family A protein — encoded protein: MLVFVIPLKSAQVSNSWERVTQLFERCIKSVCNQTSPNFHVIVVCHEKPKIEFTHSQITYITVNFDPPNEINPIAKGDTDKGRKILKGLIYARQFSPTHTMTVDADDCVSQNLAKFIQQYPDSNGWFINKGYKYQEGSNYIYLKRNNFYKMCGSCNIIRYDLNDLPQNGEYNRGYGYYRYYIDHAKVRDILKNKGKAIKSLPFLGAVYILETGENLFDNSKRLKFSIFNRKLLNQSIRDEFGLYDLQQSKEICQL